In Pochonia chlamydosporia 170 chromosome Unknown PCv3seq00009, whole genome shotgun sequence, a genomic segment contains:
- a CDS encoding trimeric LpxA-like protein (similar to Metarhizium robertsii ARSEF 23 XP_007826655.1) yields MASTEKDPETIAFAKTLSNVPWCEDYEKMISGVLYDAQAQELVDGRYRARRLMHKYNTHFPDDATSDSLIADRTAMLQSTFGRVGKGAFIEPPINIDYGCNITIGENFYSNFNLVILDCGIVKIGNRVQFGPFVSIFAATHETGVQSRRDGVEYAKSVTIGDDCWIGGNTTIMPGVTIGKGCTIGAGSVVTKSIPEFSVAIGSPARVVKTVDPVPDL; encoded by the exons ATGGCCAGCACAGAAAAAGACCCCGAAACCATCGCCTTCGCCAAGACGCTCTCCAACGTCCCCTGGTGCGAAGACTACGAAAAGATGATATCAGGAGTCTT ATATGACGCCCAGGCCCAAGAACTCGTAGATGGCCGCTACCGCGCAAGACGCCTCATGCACAAATACAACACCCACTTCCCCGACGACGCCACCTCCGACTCCCTCATCGCAGACCGCACCGCCATGCTGCAGTCTACCTTTGGAAGAGTCGGCAAGGGAGCCTTCATCGAGCCCCCCATCAACATTGACTACGGGTGCAACATTACCATTGGGGAAAACTTCTACTCCAACTTCAA CCTCGTGATTCTAGACTGTGGTATCGTCAAGATAGGTAATAGGGTGCAATTCGGTCCCTTTGTGTCCATTTTCGCTGCCACGCATGAGACGGGCGTGCAGTCTCGTCGAGATGGCGTCGAGTACGCCAAGAGTGTGACTATCGGTGATGACTGTTGGATTGGGGGGAATACGACCATCATGCCGGGCGTGACTATTGGCAAGGGGTGTACGATTGGTGCGGGAAGCGTGGTGACCAAGTCGATTCCTGAGTTTTCTGTGGCGATTGGGTCGCCAGCGAGGGTGGTGAAGACGGTTGATCCTGTGCCGGACTTGTAA